From a single Kitasatospora sp. NBC_00458 genomic region:
- the kdpB gene encoding potassium-transporting ATPase subunit KdpB — translation MSSTLTEKPAPQPEAPAGAPHRVSAGLLDPRAIVTSLPDAVKKLDPRVMVKNPVMFVVEVGSVVTTVCAIADPSVFAWAITVWLWLTTVFANLAEAVAEGRGKAQADTLRRTKTDAVARRLTNWPASQAEEEVSGTALRLGDHVVVEAGQTVPGDGDVVEGVASVDESAITGESAPVIRESGGDRSAVTGGTRVLSDRIVVRISSEPGKTFIDRMIALVEGAARQKTPNEIALNILLASLTIVFLVAVVTLQPMATYAGAPQSMIVLVALIVALIPTTIGALLSAIGIAGMDRLVQRNVLAMSGRAVEAAGDVNTLLLDKTGTITLGNRQAAEFRPAAGVTVEELADAAQLSSLADETPEGRSIVVLAKTAYGLRARAQGELAHATWVPFTAQTRMSGVDLDEADGVHRVRKGAASAVANWVTANGGTVTDEVSALVDGISAAGGTPLVVATRAGDRPARVLGVIHLKDVVKEGMRERFDELRRMGIRTVMITGDNPLTARAIAEEAGVDDFLAEATPEDKMALIKKEQAGGKLVAMTGDGTNDAPALAQADVGVAMNTGTMAAKEAGNMVDLDSNPTKLIEIVEIGKQLLITRGALTTFSIANDVAKYFAIIPAMFASVYPGLDKLNIMGLHSPQSAITSAIVFNALVIVGLIPLALRGVKYRPSDASSLLRRNIGLYGFGGLVVPFVGIKLIDLVVQFVPGLN, via the coding sequence ATGTCCTCCACCCTTACCGAGAAGCCGGCCCCGCAGCCGGAGGCGCCCGCCGGGGCGCCGCACAGAGTCTCCGCCGGTCTGCTCGACCCCAGGGCGATCGTGACGTCCCTGCCGGACGCGGTGAAGAAGCTCGACCCCCGGGTGATGGTCAAGAACCCGGTCATGTTCGTGGTCGAGGTCGGGTCCGTCGTCACCACGGTCTGTGCGATAGCCGACCCGTCGGTGTTCGCCTGGGCGATCACGGTCTGGCTCTGGCTGACCACGGTCTTCGCCAACCTGGCCGAGGCGGTCGCCGAGGGCCGCGGCAAGGCGCAGGCGGACACCCTGCGCCGGACCAAGACGGACGCGGTGGCCCGCCGGCTCACGAACTGGCCGGCGTCGCAGGCCGAGGAGGAGGTCTCCGGCACGGCGCTGCGGCTCGGCGACCACGTGGTGGTCGAGGCCGGGCAGACCGTCCCCGGCGACGGTGACGTCGTCGAGGGTGTCGCGAGCGTCGACGAGTCGGCGATCACGGGCGAGTCCGCGCCGGTGATCCGGGAGTCGGGCGGCGACCGCTCCGCGGTGACCGGCGGCACCCGGGTGCTCTCCGACCGGATCGTGGTGAGGATCTCGTCCGAACCGGGCAAGACCTTCATCGACCGGATGATCGCCCTGGTCGAGGGCGCCGCCCGGCAGAAGACGCCGAACGAGATCGCGCTCAACATCCTGCTGGCCTCGCTGACCATCGTCTTCCTGGTCGCGGTCGTGACCCTGCAGCCGATGGCCACCTACGCGGGCGCCCCGCAGTCGATGATCGTGCTGGTCGCCCTGATCGTGGCGCTCATCCCGACCACCATCGGCGCGCTGCTCTCCGCGATCGGCATCGCGGGCATGGACCGGCTGGTCCAGCGCAACGTGCTGGCGATGTCGGGGCGCGCGGTCGAGGCGGCGGGCGACGTCAACACCCTGCTGCTCGACAAGACCGGCACCATCACCCTCGGCAACCGCCAGGCCGCCGAGTTCCGGCCCGCCGCGGGAGTCACCGTCGAGGAGCTGGCCGACGCCGCGCAGCTGTCCTCCCTCGCGGACGAGACCCCCGAGGGCCGTTCGATCGTCGTCCTCGCCAAGACCGCGTACGGCCTGCGGGCCCGCGCCCAGGGCGAGCTGGCGCACGCCACCTGGGTGCCGTTCACCGCCCAGACCCGGATGTCCGGCGTCGACCTCGACGAGGCCGACGGCGTCCACCGGGTCCGCAAGGGCGCGGCCTCGGCCGTCGCCAACTGGGTCACCGCCAACGGCGGCACCGTCACCGACGAGGTCTCCGCCCTGGTCGACGGCATCTCGGCGGCGGGCGGCACGCCGCTCGTGGTGGCCACCCGGGCGGGGGACCGGCCGGCCCGCGTCCTGGGCGTCATCCACCTCAAGGACGTGGTCAAGGAGGGCATGCGGGAGCGGTTCGACGAGCTGCGCCGGATGGGCATCCGGACGGTCATGATCACGGGCGACAACCCGCTGACCGCCCGGGCGATCGCGGAGGAGGCGGGCGTGGACGACTTCCTCGCCGAGGCCACCCCCGAGGACAAGATGGCCCTGATCAAGAAGGAGCAGGCCGGCGGCAAGCTGGTCGCGATGACCGGGGACGGCACCAACGACGCCCCCGCCCTCGCCCAGGCCGACGTCGGCGTCGCGATGAACACCGGGACCATGGCGGCCAAGGAGGCCGGCAACATGGTCGACCTGGACTCCAACCCGACCAAGCTGATCGAGATCGTCGAGATCGGCAAGCAGCTCCTGATCACCCGCGGCGCGCTCACCACCTTCTCGATCGCCAACGACGTCGCGAAGTACTTCGCGATCATCCCGGCCATGTTCGCCTCGGTCTACCCGGGCCTCGACAAGCTCAACATCATGGGCCTGCACAGCCCGCAGTCCGCGATCACCTCGGCGATCGTCTTCAACGCCCTGGTCATCGTCGGCCTCATCCCGCTCGCCCTGCGCGGCGTGAAGTACCGCCCCTCCGACGCCAGTTCACTGCTGCGCCGCAACATCGGGCTGTACGGCTTCGGCGGGCTCGTCGTCCCCTTCGTCGGGATCAAACTGATCGACCTGGTCGTCCAGTTCGTCCCCGGCCTCAACTGA
- a CDS encoding APC family permease — protein MRSEELGETLLPKRLALPIFASDPLSSVAYATQEILLVLTVGGAAFLYLTPWVAAGVVALMAVVVMSYRQVVHAYPSGGGSYEVVSRNLGANSGLVVAASLLVDYVMTVAVSVASGVDNIISALPSLADHRVELAVGFVVLLMAGNLRGVRESGKAFAAPTYLFIGGILLMVVTGLVRVALGDAPVAASAAYGIVPEDGKDTLAGLGLLMLGLRAFASGCTALTGVEAISNGVPAFRAPKSRNAAATMAVMGTTAVVMFVGITTLALVSKVHIADDACHLTGFPGDCATAPQQTVIAQLAAAVFGGDGSVLFYFIQAVTALVLILAANTAFNGFPLLASILAEHRYLPRQMHTRGDRLAFSNGIIALAVVAGGLLWLYDADVTSLIHLYILGVFTSFTLSQIGMVRHWNRILAEETDPAVRGGAQRSRVINFSGAVTTALVLVIVLLTKFTQGAWLAVVAAVVLWVMMRGIRRHYDSVAAELAVDDPDAESVRPSRVHGIVLVSKVHKPTLRALGYAQAFRPDSLEALTVAVEPDATGELERQWRELDVAVPLTVLDSPYREITKPVVQYVREYRRTSPREAVAVFIPEYVVGRWWEHLLHNQSALWLKSRLLFTSGVMVISVPWQLTSAGRADQPSRRAPGAVRRGEPAVRSENESLPAPEHA, from the coding sequence ATGCGCAGCGAAGAGCTGGGCGAGACGCTGCTCCCCAAGCGGCTGGCGCTGCCGATCTTCGCCTCGGACCCGCTCTCCTCGGTCGCCTACGCGACCCAGGAGATCCTGCTGGTGCTCACCGTCGGTGGTGCGGCCTTCCTCTACCTGACCCCGTGGGTCGCGGCCGGCGTGGTCGCGCTGATGGCGGTCGTGGTGATGTCCTACCGCCAGGTCGTGCACGCCTACCCGAGCGGCGGCGGCTCGTACGAGGTGGTCTCCCGGAACCTGGGCGCCAACTCGGGCCTGGTGGTGGCCGCCTCGCTGCTGGTCGACTACGTGATGACGGTCGCCGTCTCGGTGGCCTCGGGCGTGGACAACATCATCTCGGCGCTGCCCTCGCTGGCCGACCACCGGGTCGAGCTGGCGGTCGGCTTCGTGGTGCTGCTGATGGCGGGGAACCTGCGTGGCGTCCGGGAGTCGGGCAAGGCCTTCGCCGCACCGACGTACCTGTTCATCGGCGGGATCCTGCTGATGGTGGTCACCGGTCTGGTCAGGGTCGCGCTCGGCGACGCCCCGGTGGCGGCCAGTGCCGCCTACGGGATCGTGCCGGAGGACGGCAAGGACACCCTGGCCGGGCTCGGGCTGCTGATGCTGGGCCTGCGGGCGTTCGCCTCCGGCTGCACGGCGCTGACCGGGGTGGAGGCGATCTCCAACGGCGTGCCGGCGTTCCGGGCGCCGAAGTCGCGGAACGCCGCCGCCACGATGGCCGTGATGGGCACCACGGCCGTGGTCATGTTCGTCGGCATCACCACGCTGGCGCTGGTCTCCAAGGTCCACATCGCCGACGACGCCTGCCACCTCACCGGGTTCCCGGGCGACTGCGCGACCGCGCCCCAGCAGACCGTGATCGCGCAGCTGGCGGCCGCGGTGTTCGGCGGCGACGGGAGCGTCCTCTTCTACTTCATCCAGGCGGTCACCGCGCTGGTGCTGATCCTGGCGGCCAACACCGCGTTCAACGGGTTTCCGCTGCTGGCCTCGATCCTGGCCGAGCACCGCTACCTGCCCCGGCAGATGCACACCCGGGGCGACCGGCTGGCCTTCTCCAACGGGATCATCGCGCTCGCGGTGGTCGCCGGCGGGCTGCTCTGGCTGTACGACGCGGACGTCACCAGCCTGATCCACCTCTACATCCTGGGCGTGTTCACCTCCTTCACGCTGTCGCAGATCGGCATGGTGCGGCACTGGAACCGGATCCTGGCGGAGGAGACCGACCCCGCGGTGCGGGGCGGCGCCCAGCGCTCCCGGGTGATCAACTTCTCCGGTGCGGTCACCACCGCGCTGGTGCTGGTCATCGTGCTGCTGACCAAGTTCACCCAGGGCGCCTGGCTGGCCGTGGTCGCGGCGGTGGTGCTCTGGGTGATGATGCGCGGCATCCGCCGGCACTACGACAGCGTCGCCGCGGAACTGGCGGTCGACGACCCGGACGCCGAGTCGGTGCGGCCGTCCAGGGTGCACGGCATCGTGCTGGTCTCCAAGGTGCACAAGCCGACCCTGCGGGCGCTCGGCTACGCCCAGGCGTTCCGGCCGGACTCGCTGGAGGCGCTCACCGTCGCGGTGGAGCCGGACGCCACCGGCGAACTGGAGCGGCAGTGGCGGGAGCTGGACGTGGCGGTGCCGCTGACGGTGCTGGACTCGCCGTACCGGGAGATCACCAAGCCGGTCGTCCAGTACGTGCGGGAGTACCGCCGGACCAGCCCGCGCGAGGCGGTGGCGGTGTTCATCCCCGAGTACGTGGTGGGGCGCTGGTGGGAGCACCTGCTGCACAACCAGTCGGCGCTCTGGCTGAAGAGCCGGCTGCTGTTCACCTCGGGGGTGATGGTGATCAGCGTGCCGTGGCAGCTGACCTCGGCCGGCAGGGCGGACCAGCCGTCCCGGCGGGCCCCGGGCGCGGTCCGGCGCGGGGAGCCGGCGGTGCGGTCGGAGAACGAGAGCCTGCCGGCGCCCGAGCACGCCTGA
- the kdpA gene encoding potassium-transporting ATPase subunit KdpA, which yields MSSTLAGWLQVLALVGALALCYRPLGDHIARILTTSKHLRAERALYKVIGVDADADQRWSVYLRSVLAFSAVSVLFLYGLIRLQGHLPLNLGVEQMPGHQAWNTAISFVANTNWQSYSGEAAMGHLAQMAGLAVQNFVSAAVGIAVVATLIRGFVRNRTDRVGNFWVDLTRICLRLLLPVSIVFALVLVATGVVQNFHGFHEVATLVGDPQSVPGGPVASQEVIKLLGTNGGGFFNANSAHPFENPTGLSNLVEVFLILLIPFALPRAFGRMVGDNRQGYAIVAVMGLFWVASTALITLAESQHAGSALQAAGGAMEGKEQRFGIAASGLFAASTTLTSTGAVNSFHDSYTPFGGGLTMFNMMLGEIAPGGVGSGLYGMLVLAVVAVFVAGLMVGRTPEYLGKKLGGREMKFASLYILTTPTIVLVGTGVAMALPGQRAGMLNSGAHGFSEVLYAFTSGANNNGSAFAGITVNTDWYDTAIGLAMVFGRFLPMVFVLALAGALAQQQPVPATPGTLPTHKPLFVGLLSGVVLIVVGLTYFPALALGPIAEGLS from the coding sequence ATGAGCTCTACTCTCGCGGGCTGGCTGCAGGTCCTCGCCCTGGTGGGCGCGCTGGCCCTGTGCTACCGGCCCCTGGGCGACCACATCGCCCGGATCCTCACCACCTCCAAGCACCTGAGAGCGGAGCGGGCCCTCTACAAGGTGATCGGCGTGGACGCCGACGCCGACCAGCGCTGGTCGGTGTACCTGCGCTCGGTGCTGGCCTTCTCGGCCGTGTCGGTCCTCTTCCTCTACGGCCTGATCCGCCTCCAGGGCCACCTCCCGCTGAACCTCGGCGTCGAGCAGATGCCGGGCCACCAGGCCTGGAACACCGCGATCTCCTTCGTCGCCAACACCAACTGGCAGTCCTACAGCGGCGAGGCCGCGATGGGGCACCTGGCCCAGATGGCGGGCCTGGCGGTGCAGAACTTCGTCTCCGCGGCCGTGGGCATCGCGGTGGTCGCCACGCTGATCCGGGGTTTCGTCCGCAACCGGACGGACCGGGTCGGCAACTTCTGGGTCGACCTGACCCGGATCTGCCTGCGGCTGCTGCTGCCGGTGTCGATCGTCTTCGCCCTGGTCCTGGTGGCCACCGGCGTGGTGCAGAACTTCCACGGCTTCCACGAGGTGGCCACGCTGGTGGGCGACCCGCAGTCGGTCCCGGGCGGTCCGGTGGCCTCGCAGGAGGTCATCAAGCTGCTGGGCACCAACGGCGGCGGCTTCTTCAACGCCAACTCGGCGCACCCGTTCGAGAACCCGACGGGCCTGTCGAACCTGGTGGAGGTCTTCCTGATCCTGCTGATCCCGTTCGCGCTGCCGCGGGCCTTCGGCCGGATGGTCGGGGACAACCGGCAGGGCTACGCGATCGTCGCGGTGATGGGCCTGTTCTGGGTGGCTTCGACGGCGCTGATCACCCTCGCCGAGTCGCAGCACGCGGGCAGCGCGCTGCAGGCGGCCGGCGGGGCGATGGAGGGCAAGGAGCAGCGGTTCGGCATCGCGGCGTCCGGCCTGTTCGCGGCGTCGACGACGCTGACGTCGACGGGCGCGGTGAACTCCTTCCACGACTCGTACACGCCGTTCGGCGGCGGGCTCACGATGTTCAACATGATGCTGGGCGAGATCGCGCCCGGCGGTGTGGGGTCGGGCCTGTACGGGATGCTGGTGCTGGCGGTCGTGGCCGTCTTCGTGGCCGGTCTGATGGTCGGGCGCACCCCGGAGTACCTGGGCAAGAAGCTGGGCGGGCGGGAGATGAAGTTCGCCTCCCTCTACATCCTGACGACGCCGACGATCGTGCTGGTCGGCACGGGTGTGGCGATGGCGCTGCCGGGCCAGCGGGCCGGGATGCTCAACTCGGGCGCCCACGGCTTCTCCGAGGTGCTGTACGCGTTCACCTCGGGCGCGAACAACAACGGTTCGGCGTTCGCCGGGATCACGGTGAACACCGACTGGTACGACACCGCGATCGGTCTGGCGATGGTGTTCGGCCGGTTCCTGCCGATGGTCTTCGTCCTCGCCCTGGCCGGCGCGCTCGCGCAGCAGCAGCCGGTCCCCGCCACCCCGGGCACCCTGCCCACCCACAAGCCGCTGTTCGTGGGCCTGCTGTCGGGCGTCGTCCTGATCGTCGTCGGCCTCACCTACTTCCCGGCCCTGGCCCTCGGGCCGATCGCGGAAGGTCTCTCCTGA
- a CDS encoding sensor histidine kinase KdpD, with protein sequence MVRDLTPGTGHRRGRLRVYLGSAPGVGKTYRMLDEARRRQDRGADVAVGYIECHGRRHTESMTAGLEVLPRARRSYRDAEFEEMDLDGVLARGPAVVLVDELAHTNVPGGRHAKRWQDVEELLDAGIDVITTVNIQHLESLNDVVRKITGIPQRETVPDEVVRRADQIELVDMAPQALRRRMAHGNVYRAEKVDAALSNYFRVGNLTALRELALLWVAGRVDEGLRDYRASHDIDRVWEARERVVVALTGGPEGETLVRRAARIADRTAGGDLLAVHVTRSDGLAGASSGALAQQRQLVEALGGSYHVVVGDDIPTALLAFARAHDATQLVLGTSRRGRITRFLTGPGIGETTVDASEDIDVHMVTHEFTGRGRLPSLGRRHSRRRTVAGYLAGLVVPWLITAGLSQSHDTVNLTTDALIFQLGVVVVALLGGATSALLASVVASLLLNYFFIPPVHAFTIGETNNIIALGVFAAVALTVSTVVDHAGRLTARAARATAEAETLSTLAGSVLRGADALPALLEKSRTAFGMHAVALLGRTGGEVLAACGEGEPEPGRPAESTEVPVGADAVLVLTGRRLPAADHRVLTAFAAHVAAALERDRLAVVAAEVEPIKAADRMRTALLAAVSHDLRTPLAAALASVGSLRSPDVEFSPEDRAELLATADESLVKLNRLVDNLLDMSRLQAGALTLDLAETHLDEILPRALDSLPDPYAPVRPLGLETAPPVLADPPLLERVLANVITNALRHNAPGAPVLVTASHLPRPSAGGTSADRVEIRVIDRGPGIAPEERDRVFLPFQRLGDTDNTTGVGLGLALSRGLAEAMGGSLEVEDTPGGGTTMLLTLPAAGPGGRGPDPDGPQAEPHPGEALG encoded by the coding sequence ATGGTCCGCGACCTCACCCCCGGCACCGGCCACCGCCGGGGCCGGCTGAGGGTCTACCTCGGCTCCGCCCCCGGCGTCGGCAAGACCTACCGGATGCTGGACGAGGCGCGGCGCAGACAGGACCGCGGCGCGGACGTGGCGGTCGGCTACATCGAGTGCCACGGCCGCCGGCACACCGAGTCCATGACCGCCGGCCTGGAGGTCCTCCCGCGGGCCCGCCGCTCCTACCGGGACGCGGAGTTCGAGGAGATGGACCTCGACGGCGTGCTCGCCCGCGGCCCGGCCGTCGTCCTGGTCGACGAACTGGCCCACACCAACGTCCCCGGCGGCCGGCACGCCAAGCGCTGGCAGGACGTCGAGGAGCTGCTGGACGCCGGGATCGACGTCATCACCACCGTCAACATCCAGCACCTGGAATCGCTGAACGACGTGGTCCGCAAGATCACCGGCATCCCGCAGCGCGAGACCGTCCCGGACGAGGTGGTCCGCCGCGCCGACCAGATCGAACTCGTCGACATGGCCCCGCAGGCGCTGCGCCGGCGGATGGCCCACGGCAACGTCTACAGGGCGGAGAAGGTGGACGCCGCGCTCTCCAACTACTTCCGGGTCGGCAACCTCACCGCCCTGCGCGAACTCGCCCTGCTCTGGGTGGCCGGCCGGGTCGACGAGGGGCTGCGCGACTACCGGGCCAGCCACGACATCGACCGGGTCTGGGAGGCCAGGGAGCGCGTCGTGGTCGCCCTCACCGGCGGCCCCGAGGGCGAGACGCTGGTCCGCCGCGCCGCCCGGATCGCCGACCGCACCGCCGGCGGCGACCTCCTCGCCGTCCACGTCACCCGCAGCGACGGCCTGGCCGGAGCCTCCTCCGGCGCGCTCGCCCAGCAGCGGCAGCTGGTCGAGGCGCTCGGCGGCAGCTACCACGTGGTAGTCGGCGACGACATCCCGACCGCGCTGCTCGCCTTCGCCCGCGCCCACGACGCCACCCAGCTGGTCCTCGGCACCAGCCGACGCGGCCGGATCACTCGCTTCCTCACCGGACCGGGCATCGGCGAGACCACCGTGGACGCCTCCGAGGACATCGACGTCCACATGGTCACCCACGAGTTCACCGGCCGCGGCCGGCTGCCCTCGCTCGGCCGCCGCCACTCCAGGCGCCGCACCGTGGCCGGCTACCTCGCCGGGCTGGTGGTGCCGTGGCTGATCACCGCCGGGCTCTCGCAGTCCCACGACACCGTCAACCTCACCACCGACGCGCTGATCTTCCAGCTCGGCGTGGTCGTGGTGGCGCTGCTCGGCGGAGCGACCTCCGCGCTGCTCGCCTCGGTGGTCGCCTCGCTGCTGCTCAACTACTTCTTCATCCCGCCCGTCCACGCCTTCACCATCGGCGAGACCAACAACATCATCGCGCTGGGCGTCTTCGCCGCCGTCGCGCTGACCGTCTCCACCGTGGTCGACCACGCGGGCCGGCTCACCGCCCGCGCCGCCCGGGCCACCGCCGAGGCCGAGACGCTCTCCACCCTCGCCGGCAGCGTGCTGCGCGGCGCCGACGCGCTGCCCGCCCTGCTGGAGAAGTCCCGCACGGCCTTCGGCATGCACGCCGTCGCCCTGCTGGGGCGCACCGGGGGCGAGGTACTGGCCGCCTGCGGCGAGGGCGAACCCGAACCGGGACGGCCCGCCGAGTCCACCGAGGTCCCGGTCGGTGCCGACGCCGTCCTCGTCCTCACCGGACGCCGGCTGCCCGCCGCCGACCACCGCGTCCTCACCGCCTTCGCCGCTCACGTCGCCGCGGCCCTGGAACGCGACCGGCTCGCCGTGGTCGCCGCCGAGGTCGAACCGATCAAGGCCGCCGACCGGATGCGCACCGCCCTGCTCGCCGCCGTCAGCCACGACCTGCGCACCCCGCTCGCCGCCGCCCTCGCCTCGGTCGGCTCGCTGCGCAGCCCGGACGTCGAGTTCTCGCCCGAGGACCGGGCCGAACTGCTGGCCACCGCCGACGAGTCCCTGGTCAAGCTCAACCGGCTGGTCGACAACCTGCTCGACATGAGCCGCCTCCAGGCCGGCGCCCTCACCCTCGACCTGGCCGAGACCCACCTCGACGAGATCCTGCCGCGCGCCCTCGACTCGCTGCCCGACCCGTACGCGCCCGTCCGGCCGCTCGGCCTGGAGACGGCGCCACCGGTCCTGGCCGACCCGCCGCTGCTGGAGCGCGTCCTCGCCAACGTGATCACCAACGCGCTGCGGCACAACGCGCCCGGCGCGCCGGTCCTGGTCACCGCCAGCCACCTCCCCCGGCCCTCGGCCGGGGGGACGTCCGCCGACCGGGTGGAGATCCGCGTCATCGACCGCGGCCCCGGCATCGCCCCCGAGGAGCGCGACCGGGTCTTCCTGCCGTTCCAGCGCCTCGGCGACACCGACAACACCACCGGGGTCGGCCTCGGCCTCGCGCTCTCCCGCGGCCTCGCCGAGGCGATGGGCGGCAGCCTGGAGGTCGAGGACACCCCCGGCGGCGGCACCACCATGCTGCTCACCCTGCCCGCCGCCGGCCCCGGCGGCCGTGGCCCGGACCCGGACGGACCGCAGGCGGAGCCGCACCCGGGGGAGGCCCTCGGATGA
- the kdpF gene encoding K(+)-transporting ATPase subunit F, producing MSAENVAGLIVAVALVGYLVVALIYPEKF from the coding sequence GTGAGCGCCGAGAACGTCGCAGGTCTCATCGTGGCCGTCGCCCTCGTCGGCTACCTCGTCGTGGCGCTGATCTACCCGGAGAAGTTCTGA
- a CDS encoding APC family permease: protein MSSPVTPAVSAEPEPPDAAAANAAATATAAGVGRADGAPGAGDERHRLTALGGLAALSLDAMASVAYGPESIVLVLAAAGAYGLGFTLPVTVAIAVLLAVLVASYRQVIAAFPDGGGSYAVAKAHLGRRTALTAAASLVIDYVLNVAVSVTAGVAALTSAVPGLYEDRVWLCLGVLALVTAVNLRGIAESARWFMAPTAVFVLSILAIIVVGLFRDAPVSTAAAEGHASVLAGNATAVGALLLLKAFAAGCSALTGVEAVANAVPSFRTPGVKRAQHTEVALGALLGVMLIGLAVLIGRFHLQPVEGVTVLAQLADASLGHGAGFYLVQFATVVLLGLAANTSFGGLPVLLHLLARDNHLPHVFALRADRQVHRHGVLFLAAVSAVLLVGSGGDVNSLVPLFAIGVFVGFTVCQVGMVRHWCLERPARWRAKAALNGFGALLTGVAAVVVTGTKFTEGAWGICLALPLLVLLFEAVHRSYARIGERLELGRVPGPLTPQRSLVVVPVTAITRLTRDGLSAALSLGDEVLAVTVVHDPAEAEALRRDWELWQPGVPLVEIPDAHRRLGPPIAAFVARLGTEHAYDRLTVLIPEVEPAHPWQRALQNRRGAVIDRALRRHTDAVVCRLRMRM from the coding sequence ATGTCCAGCCCCGTCACCCCGGCCGTCTCCGCCGAGCCCGAGCCACCTGACGCCGCTGCCGCTAACGCCGCCGCTACTGCTACCGCTGCCGGGGTCGGCCGTGCGGACGGGGCGCCCGGCGCGGGTGACGAGAGGCACCGGCTCACCGCGCTCGGCGGTCTGGCGGCGCTGTCGTTGGACGCGATGGCCTCGGTGGCGTACGGGCCGGAGTCGATCGTGCTGGTGCTGGCCGCGGCGGGGGCGTACGGGCTGGGGTTCACGCTCCCGGTGACGGTGGCGATCGCGGTGCTGCTGGCGGTGCTGGTGGCCTCGTACCGGCAGGTGATCGCGGCGTTCCCGGACGGCGGCGGTTCGTACGCGGTGGCCAAGGCGCACCTGGGGCGGCGGACGGCGCTGACCGCCGCGGCCTCGCTGGTGATCGACTACGTCCTGAACGTGGCGGTCTCGGTGACCGCGGGCGTGGCGGCGCTGACCTCCGCCGTGCCGGGCCTGTACGAGGACCGGGTCTGGCTCTGCCTGGGCGTGCTGGCCCTGGTGACGGCGGTGAACCTGCGCGGGATCGCCGAGTCGGCCCGCTGGTTCATGGCGCCGACGGCCGTCTTCGTGCTCTCGATCCTGGCGATCATCGTGGTCGGCCTGTTCCGGGACGCCCCGGTGAGCACCGCGGCGGCCGAGGGGCACGCCTCCGTGCTGGCCGGCAACGCGACCGCGGTCGGCGCGCTGCTGCTGCTCAAGGCCTTCGCGGCCGGCTGTTCGGCGTTGACCGGAGTGGAGGCGGTGGCGAACGCCGTCCCGTCCTTCCGCACGCCCGGCGTGAAGCGCGCCCAGCACACCGAGGTCGCGCTGGGCGCGCTGCTCGGCGTGATGCTGATCGGACTGGCCGTGCTGATCGGCCGCTTCCACCTCCAGCCGGTGGAGGGCGTGACCGTCCTCGCCCAGCTCGCCGACGCCTCGCTCGGCCACGGCGCCGGTTTCTACCTGGTCCAGTTCGCCACCGTCGTCCTGCTCGGCCTGGCCGCCAACACCTCCTTCGGCGGACTGCCGGTCCTGCTCCACCTGCTGGCCCGCGACAACCACCTGCCGCACGTCTTCGCGCTGCGCGCCGACCGCCAGGTCCACCGGCACGGCGTCCTGTTCCTTGCCGCCGTCTCGGCGGTGCTGCTGGTCGGCTCGGGCGGCGACGTCAACAGCCTGGTGCCGCTCTTCGCGATCGGCGTGTTCGTCGGCTTCACGGTCTGCCAGGTCGGGATGGTCCGGCACTGGTGCCTGGAGCGGCCGGCGCGCTGGCGGGCGAAGGCCGCGCTGAACGGCTTCGGCGCACTGCTCACCGGGGTGGCGGCGGTGGTGGTCACCGGCACCAAGTTCACCGAGGGCGCCTGGGGCATCTGCCTGGCCCTGCCGCTGCTCGTCCTGCTCTTCGAGGCTGTCCACCGCAGCTACGCGCGGATCGGCGAGCGGCTGGAACTCGGACGCGTCCCCGGCCCCCTCACCCCGCAGCGCAGCCTGGTCGTCGTCCCCGTCACCGCGATCACCCGCCTCACCCGCGACGGGCTCTCGGCGGCGCTCTCACTGGGCGACGAGGTCCTCGCCGTCACCGTCGTCCACGACCCGGCCGAGGCCGAGGCGCTGCGCCGGGACTGGGAACTGTGGCAGCCGGGCGTCCCGCTGGTGGAGATCCCGGACGCCCACCGCCGGCTCGGCCCGCCGATCGCCGCCTTCGTCGCCCGGCTCGGCACCGAGCACGCCTACGACCGGCTCACCGTCCTCATCCCCGAGGTGGAACCGGCCCACCCCTGGCAGCGCGCCCTGCAGAACCGCCGCGGCGCCGTCATCGACCGGGCGCTGCGCCGGCACACCGACGCGGTGGTCTGCCGGCTCCGGATGAGGATGTGA
- the kdpC gene encoding K(+)-transporting ATPase subunit C encodes MSKPLPTLVRTHLTALRALLVLTVILGVAYPLLVTGIAQAAFTDKADGSIVKVDGKEAGSSLLGQNFSLPKQNPDDPDEVALPDPKWFQPRPGAYDPKASGASNLGPDSEDLTATVEERRKAVAAFDGVDPASVPVDAVTASGSGLDPHISVAYAKQQVARVARARGDVSPEQLGKLVEKYTEGRALGFLGQPGVNVVLLNRAIGEQK; translated from the coding sequence ATGTCCAAGCCCCTGCCCACCCTCGTGCGCACCCACCTCACCGCGCTGCGGGCCCTGCTGGTCCTGACGGTGATCCTCGGCGTCGCCTACCCGCTGCTGGTCACCGGCATCGCCCAGGCCGCCTTCACCGACAAGGCCGACGGCTCGATCGTGAAGGTCGACGGCAAGGAGGCCGGTTCCAGCCTGCTCGGCCAGAACTTCAGCCTCCCCAAGCAGAACCCGGACGACCCGGACGAGGTCGCGCTCCCCGACCCCAAGTGGTTCCAGCCCCGGCCCGGCGCCTACGACCCGAAGGCCTCCGGCGCCTCCAACCTGGGCCCCGACAGCGAGGACCTCACCGCGACGGTCGAGGAGCGCCGCAAGGCCGTCGCGGCGTTCGACGGCGTCGACCCGGCGAGCGTCCCGGTGGACGCGGTCACCGCCTCCGGCTCCGGACTCGACCCGCACATCTCGGTGGCCTACGCGAAGCAGCAGGTCGCCCGGGTCGCCAGGGCCCGCGGCGACGTCTCGCCCGAACAGCTCGGCAAGCTCGTCGAGAAGTACACCGAAGGCCGCGCACTGGGCTTCCTCGGACAGCCGGGCGTGAACGTCGTCCTGCTCAACAGGGCGATCGGCGAGCAGAAGTGA